From Haloglomus litoreum, the proteins below share one genomic window:
- a CDS encoding TOBE domain-containing protein, with amino-acid sequence MALSARNHLQGTVVDLRTDGLMAEVTIELGDGQTVTSTITKGSADRLELAEADEVAAVIKASEVMVNKD; translated from the coding sequence ATGGCACTCAGTGCACGCAACCACCTGCAGGGTACCGTGGTCGACCTCCGAACGGACGGCCTGATGGCCGAGGTCACCATCGAACTCGGTGACGGGCAGACCGTCACATCCACCATCACGAAGGGGTCCGCCGACCGCCTCGAACTCGCCGAGGCCGACGAGGTGGCCGCCGTGATCAAGGCCAGCGAAGTGATGGTGAACAAGGACTGA